From a region of the Monodelphis domestica isolate mMonDom1 chromosome 8, mMonDom1.pri, whole genome shotgun sequence genome:
- the RTP4 gene encoding receptor-transporting protein 4, with product MIKNMDIWEQTFQQLIRKKKPHHRWILEVDRNLELNRSGHGWRQYRHLGFARFQCSLCGRSWISAQVMILFWMRLQEPYGEVKMRLFAQRCQKCETALFEEPRFSEEGIQAVLGSLVMRILLRCYRENVPQERDLGATCEDPLREAFSNGSHDRENCEACLLGVFCPRQSNSRDSKPQPVASSAWWCSCPALTRASNDSTQVQQSPFKKRRLILIISLGVAIIIPLIVVMVVLGVTGVL from the exons ATGATCAAGAATATGGACATTTGGGAACAGACATTTCAACAGCTAATTAGAAAGAAGAAACCTCATCACCGATGGATCCTGGAGGTAGACAGAAACCTTGAGCTCAATAGATCAGGACATGGATGGAGACAATATAGGCATCTTGGATTTGCAAG GTTTCAGTGCTCCTTGTGTGGACGCAGCTGGATCTCGGCCCAAGTGATGATTCTCTTCTGGATGCGCCTGCAGGAGCCCTACGGCGAGGTCAAGATGAGGCTCTTTGCCCAGCGTTGCCAGAAGTGCGAGACCGCCCTGTTTGAGGAGCCCAGGTTCAGCGAGGAGGGCATCCAGGCGGTCCTGGGGAGCCTGGTGATGAGGATCCTGCTGAGATGCTACCGGGAAAATGTCCCCCAGGAACGGGACCTCGGGGCCACCTGCGAAGACCCTCTCAGAGAGGCCTTTTCCAACGGGTCTCACGACAGGGAGAATTGCGAGGCATGTTTGCTGGGCGTCTTCTGTCCGAGACAGTCCAACAGCAGGGACTCAAAGCCGCAGCCCGTTGCATCCAGTGCCTGGTGGTGTTCATGCCCTGCCCTTACCAGAGCCAGCAATGACTCCACCCAAGTCCAACAGTCTCCCTTTAAAAAGAGGAGGCTGATCCTCATCATTTCCCTTGGCGTTGCCATTATCATCCCGCTGATTGTCGTCATGGTGGTGCTTGGTGTCACTGGTGTTCTTTAA